From the genome of Virgibacillus proomii, one region includes:
- a CDS encoding 50S ribosomal protein L7ae-like protein, producing MSYEKVIHVKSRVVIGTKQTLKAMHNGEISEVFIAEDADKHMTQKVVRLAQELNIPYQYVDSKKKLGAACGIEVGAAAVAIEHG from the coding sequence ATGTCTTATGAAAAAGTAATACATGTGAAGTCACGTGTAGTTATCGGAACCAAGCAAACACTTAAAGCTATGCATAATGGTGAAATAAGTGAAGTGTTTATTGCTGAAGATGCAGATAAACATATGACACAAAAAGTTGTACGTTTAGCTCAAGAGCTTAATATTCCGTATCAATATGTGGATTCAAAGAAAAAGCTTGGAGCTGCTTGCGGTATTGAAGTCGGAGCGGCTGCTGTGGCAATAGAGCATGGATAG
- the rpsL gene encoding 30S ribosomal protein S12 — translation MPTINQLVRKGRVSKPKKSDSPALNKGYNSFKKKFTDLNSPQKRGVCTRVGTLTPKKPNSALRKYARVRLSNNMEVTAYIPGIGHNLQEHSVVLLRGGRVKDLPGVRYHIVRGALDTAGVEGRQQGRSKYGTKKPK, via the coding sequence ATGCCAACAATTAACCAGCTTGTTCGTAAAGGACGCGTAAGCAAACCAAAGAAGTCTGACTCTCCAGCTCTTAATAAGGGGTACAATAGCTTTAAAAAGAAATTCACGGATTTAAATTCTCCACAAAAACGTGGCGTATGTACTCGTGTTGGAACGTTAACTCCTAAGAAGCCAAACTCAGCGCTTCGTAAATATGCCCGTGTACGTTTGTCTAACAACATGGAAGTAACAGCATACATCCCAGGAATTGGTCATAATCTACAGGAGCACAGTGTTGTTCTTCTTCGTGGGGGCCGTGTTAAAGACTTACCTGGTGTACGCTACCACATCGTTCGTGGAGCATTAGATACAGCAGGAGTAGAAGGACGTCAACAAGGCCGTTCAAAATACGGTACTAAGAAGCCAAAATAA
- the rpsG gene encoding 30S ribosomal protein S7 — MPRKGPVPKRDVLPDPIYNSKLVTRLINQIMVDGKRGKAQKILYKSFELVAERSGQNAMEVFEQAMKNVMPVLEVRARRVGGSNYQVPMEVRPERRQALGLRYIVNYARLRGEKTMEERLANEILDASNNTGAAVKKREELHKMAEANKAFAHYRW, encoded by the coding sequence ATGCCACGTAAAGGACCAGTACCTAAACGCGATGTCTTACCAGATCCAATTTATAACTCTAAATTAGTGACTCGTTTAATTAACCAAATTATGGTTGATGGAAAAAGAGGTAAGGCACAAAAAATTCTTTATAAATCATTCGAATTAGTTGCTGAACGCAGCGGTCAAAATGCAATGGAAGTATTCGAGCAAGCTATGAAAAACGTAATGCCAGTTCTTGAAGTTCGTGCACGTCGTGTCGGTGGATCTAACTACCAAGTACCAATGGAAGTACGCCCAGAGCGTCGTCAAGCTTTAGGGTTGCGCTATATTGTAAACTATGCTCGTCTGCGCGGAGAGAAAACAATGGAAGAACGTCTTGCCAATGAAATTTTAGATGCTTCTAACAACACAGGTGCAGCTGTTAAAAAACGTGAAGAACTGCATAAAATGGCAGAAGCCAACAAGGCGTTTGCTCATTACCGCTGGTAA
- the fusA gene encoding elongation factor G, protein MAREFSLEKTRNIGIMAHIDAGKTTTTERILFYTGRIHKIGETHEGASQMDWMEQEQERGITITSAATTASWKDHRINIIDTPGHVDFTVEVERSLRVLDGAVTVLDAQSGVEPQTETVWRQATTYGVPRIVFINKMDKVGADFLYATGTLKERLGANAHPVQLPIGAEDEFEGIIDLISMHAFFYEDDLGTHAEEREIPDEYKEKAEELRNNLVEAVSELDEDLMMKYLEGEEITNDELKAAIRKATLNVEFYPVFCGSAFKNKGVQLMLDGVIDYLPAPTDVADIEGIVPGTEEETTRPSSENAPFAALAFKVMTDPYVGKLTFFRVYSGTLDAGSYVLNSVKNKRERIGRILQMHANSRKEISKVHAGEIAAAVGLKDTSTGDTLCDEKNPVILESMEFPEPVIGVAIEPKTKADQDKMGIALAKLAEEDPTFKTETNEETGQTIISGMGELHLDVIVDRLKREFKVEANVGAPQVAYRETFRSAAEVEGKFIRQSGGRGQYGHVWIKFEPNEEGAGFEFINKIVGGVVPREYIPSIQAGIEEAMENGVLAGYPVIDIKATLYDGSYHDVDSNEMAFKIAASMALKAAKNKCNPVLLEPIAKVEIVVPEEYMGDIMGDVTSRRGRVEGMEARGPAQVVKGFVPLSEMFGYATALRSNTQGRGTFTMHFDHYEEVPKSIAEEIIKKNAGE, encoded by the coding sequence ATGGCTAGAGAGTTCTCCTTGGAAAAGACGCGAAATATTGGTATTATGGCACACATCGATGCAGGTAAAACCACTACTACTGAGCGTATTCTTTTCTATACAGGACGTATTCATAAGATTGGTGAAACACATGAAGGTGCTTCACAAATGGACTGGATGGAGCAGGAGCAGGAGCGAGGAATTACGATCACTTCAGCTGCTACAACAGCTTCGTGGAAAGATCATCGTATTAACATTATCGATACACCTGGTCACGTAGACTTCACTGTAGAAGTTGAACGGTCTTTACGTGTACTCGATGGTGCAGTTACCGTTCTTGATGCTCAATCCGGTGTAGAACCACAAACAGAAACCGTATGGCGACAAGCAACAACATACGGTGTACCAAGAATTGTATTTATTAACAAAATGGATAAAGTCGGCGCTGATTTCCTATATGCAACTGGAACGCTGAAAGAACGTTTAGGTGCCAATGCTCACCCTGTTCAACTTCCAATTGGAGCAGAGGATGAATTTGAGGGGATTATTGACCTAATCTCCATGCATGCTTTCTTTTATGAAGACGATTTAGGTACTCATGCAGAAGAACGTGAAATTCCGGATGAATATAAAGAAAAAGCCGAAGAACTGCGTAACAACTTGGTTGAAGCAGTTTCTGAGCTTGATGAAGATTTAATGATGAAGTATCTTGAAGGCGAAGAAATTACAAATGACGAGCTGAAAGCAGCTATTCGTAAAGCGACGTTAAATGTTGAGTTTTATCCAGTATTTTGCGGTTCAGCATTTAAAAACAAGGGTGTTCAATTAATGCTAGACGGTGTTATTGACTATCTTCCGGCACCAACAGATGTTGCAGATATTGAAGGAATTGTGCCTGGTACAGAGGAGGAAACAACTCGCCCTTCTTCTGAAAATGCACCATTTGCTGCTCTAGCATTTAAAGTTATGACAGATCCATATGTTGGTAAGTTAACTTTCTTCCGCGTATATTCCGGAACGTTAGATGCTGGTTCCTATGTTTTAAACTCTGTGAAAAACAAGCGTGAACGTATTGGTCGTATCCTGCAAATGCATGCTAATTCACGTAAAGAGATCTCGAAAGTGCATGCTGGGGAGATCGCTGCTGCGGTTGGTTTAAAGGATACAAGTACGGGAGATACGCTTTGTGATGAGAAGAATCCAGTTATCCTTGAGTCTATGGAATTCCCTGAGCCTGTAATTGGTGTTGCAATTGAACCAAAAACAAAAGCGGACCAAGATAAAATGGGAATTGCTTTAGCAAAATTAGCTGAAGAGGACCCAACGTTTAAAACCGAAACAAATGAAGAAACTGGTCAAACCATTATCTCTGGTATGGGTGAACTCCACTTGGATGTTATTGTTGACCGTTTAAAACGTGAATTTAAAGTAGAGGCAAATGTTGGAGCTCCACAAGTTGCTTACCGTGAAACTTTCCGTTCTGCTGCCGAAGTAGAAGGTAAGTTTATCCGACAATCTGGTGGACGTGGGCAATACGGTCATGTTTGGATTAAATTTGAGCCAAACGAAGAAGGCGCTGGCTTCGAATTTATCAACAAAATTGTTGGTGGTGTTGTTCCTCGTGAATATATTCCATCTATTCAAGCTGGTATTGAAGAAGCAATGGAGAACGGGGTATTAGCAGGTTATCCGGTAATCGATATTAAGGCAACATTGTATGATGGTAGCTACCACGATGTAGACTCTAACGAAATGGCATTTAAAATTGCTGCATCCATGGCATTAAAAGCAGCAAAAAATAAATGTAACCCAGTGCTTCTTGAACCAATTGCTAAAGTAGAAATCGTTGTTCCTGAAGAATATATGGGAGATATCATGGGAGATGTTACATCTCGTCGTGGGCGTGTGGAAGGAATGGAAGCCCGCGGACCTGCCCAAGTTGTAAAAGGCTTTGTACCACTTTCTGAAATGTTTGGTTATGCAACAGCATTGCGTTCCAACACCCAAGGACGTGGAACATTCACGATGCACTTTGACCATTATGAAGAAGTGCCTAAGAGCATCGCTGAAGAAATTATTAAGAAAAATGCTGGCGAATAA
- the tuf gene encoding elongation factor Tu has product MAKEKFDRSKSHVNVGTIGHVDHGKTTLTAAITIVMHKRNGKGAQMAYDQIDNAPEEKERGITIATSHVEYETETRHYAHVDCPGHADYVKNMITGAAQMDGAILVVSAADGPMPQTREHILLSRNVGVPSIVVFLNKVDMVDDEELLELVEMEVRDLLTEYDFPGDEVPVIAGSALKAIEGVPEYEEKIVELMNAVDEYIPTPERDKDKPFMMPVEDVFSITGRGTVATGRVERGEVRVGDEVEIIGLNEEAVKTTVTGVEMFRKLLDYAEAGDNIGALLRGVAREDINRGQVLAKPGSITPHTKFKAEVYVLSKEEGGRHTPFFANYRPQFYFRTTDVTGVISLPEGTEMVMPGDNIEMTVELIAPIAIEDGTRFSIREGGRTVGSGVVTEIVE; this is encoded by the coding sequence ATGGCTAAAGAAAAGTTCGATCGCTCGAAAAGTCACGTTAACGTTGGTACAATTGGACACGTTGACCATGGTAAAACTACGTTAACTGCAGCAATTACAATTGTAATGCATAAGAGAAATGGTAAAGGTGCGCAAATGGCGTATGACCAAATTGATAACGCACCAGAAGAAAAAGAACGTGGAATTACAATTGCAACTTCACACGTAGAATATGAAACAGAAACTCGTCACTATGCACACGTTGACTGCCCAGGTCACGCTGACTATGTTAAAAACATGATCACAGGTGCTGCACAAATGGACGGAGCTATTCTTGTTGTGTCTGCTGCTGATGGTCCAATGCCTCAAACTCGTGAGCATATTCTATTATCCCGTAACGTTGGGGTACCTTCTATTGTAGTATTCTTAAACAAAGTGGATATGGTAGATGATGAAGAGCTACTTGAATTAGTTGAAATGGAAGTTCGTGATCTTTTAACAGAGTACGACTTCCCAGGAGACGAAGTTCCAGTAATCGCTGGTTCTGCATTAAAAGCTATTGAAGGTGTACCAGAATACGAAGAAAAAATCGTTGAATTAATGAACGCTGTTGATGAGTACATCCCAACTCCAGAGCGTGATAAAGATAAACCATTTATGATGCCAGTTGAGGACGTATTCTCTATCACTGGTCGTGGTACAGTTGCTACTGGTCGTGTAGAACGCGGTGAAGTACGTGTTGGTGATGAAGTAGAAATCATCGGTCTAAACGAAGAAGCTGTTAAAACTACTGTTACTGGAGTAGAAATGTTCCGTAAGCTTCTTGATTATGCAGAAGCTGGAGACAATATTGGTGCATTACTGCGCGGTGTTGCTCGTGAAGATATAAACCGTGGACAAGTGTTGGCTAAACCAGGTTCTATTACTCCACACACTAAATTTAAAGCTGAAGTTTATGTGCTATCAAAAGAGGAAGGTGGACGTCATACTCCATTCTTTGCAAACTATCGTCCACAATTCTACTTCCGTACAACTGACGTAACTGGAGTAATTTCACTTCCAGAAGGAACGGAAATGGTTATGCCAGGAGATAACATTGAAATGACAGTAGAACTTATTGCCCCAATCGCTATTGAAGACGGAACTCGTTTCTCTATTCGCGAAGGTGGACGTACGGTAGGTTCTGGTGTTGTTACAGAAATTGTTGAATAA
- the rpsJ gene encoding 30S ribosomal protein S10, producing MAKEKIRIRLKAYDHRILDQSAEKIVNTAKRSGAKVSGPIPLPTEKSVYTVLRAVHKYKDSREQFEMRTHKRLIDIVNPTPQTVDSLMRLDLPSGVDIEIKL from the coding sequence ATGGCAAAAGAAAAGATTAGAATCCGTTTAAAAGCTTATGATCACCGTATTCTAGATCAGTCGGCTGAGAAAATTGTAAATACTGCGAAACGTTCTGGAGCTAAAGTATCAGGACCGATTCCATTACCTACAGAAAAATCAGTATATACGGTATTACGTGCGGTTCATAAATACAAGGATTCACGTGAGCAATTCGAAATGCGTACACATAAACGCTTAATCGATATTGTTAATCCTACACCACAGACGGTTGATTCATTGATGCGTCTCGACTTGCCATCTGGTGTAGATATTGAAATTAAACTATAA
- the rplC gene encoding 50S ribosomal protein L3: MTKGILGRKIGMTQLFSESGELIPVTVIEAEPNVVLQKRTIENDGYEAIQLGFADEKETRTNKAEKGHAEKANTTPKRYVREIRNAKLDEYEVGQEISVSVFQSGDKVDVTGTTKGKGFQGSIKRHNQHRGPMSHGSHYHRGPGSLGAVDPMRVFKGRPLPGRMGGDQVTIQNLEVVKVDEERNLLLIKGNVPGAKKSFVKITSAIKAN; the protein is encoded by the coding sequence ATGACGAAAGGAATCTTAGGTCGTAAAATCGGCATGACTCAGTTGTTTTCAGAGAGTGGAGAATTAATTCCTGTAACTGTAATAGAGGCTGAGCCGAATGTAGTATTGCAAAAAAGAACGATTGAAAACGATGGTTATGAGGCAATACAGCTTGGTTTTGCTGATGAAAAGGAAACACGTACAAACAAGGCGGAAAAAGGTCATGCTGAAAAAGCAAACACAACCCCTAAGCGCTACGTTCGTGAAATCCGTAATGCAAAGCTTGACGAATATGAAGTAGGTCAAGAAATTAGCGTTAGTGTATTTCAATCTGGAGATAAAGTTGATGTAACAGGAACAACGAAAGGGAAAGGATTCCAAGGCTCTATTAAGCGTCATAATCAACACCGCGGTCCAATGTCCCACGGTTCTCACTACCATAGAGGCCCTGGTTCTTTAGGTGCGGTAGATCCGATGCGTGTATTTAAAGGAAGACCACTTCCGGGACGTATGGGTGGAGATCAAGTAACTATCCAAAACCTTGAAGTTGTAAAAGTAGATGAAGAGCGTAACCTGCTATTAATTAAAGGTAACGTTCCAGGTGCAAAAAAATCATTCGTAAAAATCACGAGTGCGATCAAGGCTAACTAA
- the rplD gene encoding 50S ribosomal protein L4: MPKVALFKQDGAQAGEMELNDSVFGIEPNTHVLHEAVVMQRSSMRQGTHAVKNRSEVRGGGRKPWRQKGTGRARQGSIRSPQWVGGGTVFGPTPRSYSYKLPKKVRRLALKSALSSKVKENDLVVLESLTFDEPKTKEAVKMLEALKIDKKALIVVTEKDDTIIRSTNNLQSVKVLTVEEINVLDLLGHDKLILTKDAAEKAGEVLA, encoded by the coding sequence ATGCCTAAAGTAGCACTATTTAAACAAGACGGAGCTCAAGCTGGTGAAATGGAGTTAAACGATTCTGTATTCGGCATTGAGCCAAATACGCATGTTTTACATGAAGCAGTAGTAATGCAACGTTCTTCTATGCGTCAAGGAACCCATGCGGTAAAAAACCGCTCTGAAGTACGTGGTGGAGGACGCAAACCATGGCGTCAAAAAGGTACTGGACGTGCACGTCAAGGTTCTATTCGTTCCCCACAATGGGTAGGCGGAGGTACAGTATTTGGTCCAACTCCACGTAGCTACAGCTATAAATTACCAAAAAAAGTACGTCGTCTCGCATTAAAATCTGCGCTTTCATCAAAAGTAAAAGAAAACGACCTCGTTGTTTTAGAAAGTCTTACTTTTGATGAACCAAAAACAAAAGAAGCTGTGAAAATGCTTGAAGCACTAAAAATTGATAAAAAAGCATTAATCGTAGTTACTGAAAAAGATGACACAATTATTCGTTCAACTAATAATCTTCAATCTGTAAAAGTATTAACAGTTGAGGAAATCAATGTTCTAGACTTGCTTGGACATGACAAGCTGATCTTGACGAAGGATGCAGCTGAAAAAGCAGGGGAGGTGCTTGCATAA
- the rplW gene encoding 50S ribosomal protein L23, translated as MKDPREIIKRPVITEHSADLMAEKKYTFEVAPKANKTEIKLAVEHVFGVKVVKVNTTNLKGKFKRMGRYGGFRPNRKKAIVQLSEDSKELDFFEA; from the coding sequence ATGAAAGATCCACGTGAGATTATAAAGCGCCCTGTCATTACAGAGCATTCAGCTGATCTAATGGCAGAAAAGAAATACACATTTGAAGTCGCTCCAAAAGCGAACAAAACAGAAATTAAACTAGCTGTTGAACATGTGTTTGGAGTGAAGGTAGTAAAAGTTAATACAACGAATTTAAAAGGTAAATTCAAACGTATGGGCCGTTATGGTGGTTTTCGTCCAAATCGCAAGAAAGCCATTGTACAGCTCTCAGAAGATAGCAAAGAACTAGACTTCTTTGAAGCATAA
- the rplB gene encoding 50S ribosomal protein L2: protein MAIKKFRPTSNGRRNMSVSDFAEITTDTPEKSLLSPLYNRGGRNNQGKLTVRHQGGGHKRQYRIIDFKRDKDGIPGRVATIEYDPNRSANIALIHYADGEKRYILAPKGLKVNQEIESGENADIKLGNALPLANIPVGTVIHNIELKPGRGGQLARSAGAEAQVLGRDGKYSLVRLASGEVRLILSTCRATVGQVGNIEHELIRIGKAGRSRWLGKRPTVRGSVMNPNDHPHGGGEGRAPIGRKSPMSPWGKPTLGYKTRKRNKPTDKFIVRKRKK from the coding sequence ATGGCGATTAAAAAGTTTAGACCAACGTCCAATGGTAGACGTAATATGTCCGTATCTGATTTTGCAGAAATTACAACAGATACGCCTGAAAAGTCCCTATTAAGCCCTTTATATAATCGAGGCGGTCGAAACAATCAAGGGAAATTAACTGTTCGTCATCAAGGTGGCGGTCATAAGCGTCAATACCGTATCATCGATTTCAAACGTGATAAAGATGGTATACCAGGACGCGTTGCTACTATTGAATATGATCCAAACCGCTCAGCAAACATTGCATTAATTCATTATGCTGATGGAGAAAAACGTTATATTTTAGCTCCGAAAGGTTTGAAAGTAAATCAAGAAATTGAATCTGGTGAGAATGCAGACATTAAATTAGGAAATGCGCTTCCTTTAGCAAATATTCCAGTAGGTACAGTCATTCATAATATCGAGTTAAAACCAGGACGCGGAGGACAGCTTGCTCGTTCTGCGGGTGCAGAAGCTCAAGTTCTAGGTCGCGATGGAAAATACTCCTTGGTTCGCTTAGCTTCTGGTGAAGTTCGTTTGATTTTATCTACTTGTCGTGCAACGGTAGGGCAAGTCGGTAATATTGAACATGAGCTCATCCGTATCGGAAAAGCAGGTCGTTCCCGCTGGTTAGGCAAACGCCCTACAGTTCGTGGGTCTGTTATGAACCCTAATGATCACCCGCACGGTGGTGGTGAAGGACGTGCACCAATTGGACGTAAGTCACCAATGTCACCTTGGGGTAAACCTACACTTGGTTACAAAACGCGTAAACGCAACAAACCAACTGATAAGTTTATCGTTCGTAAACGTAAAAAATAA
- the rpsS gene encoding 30S ribosomal protein S19 produces MGRSLKKGPFADDHLLKKVETLNESDKKQVIKTWSRRSTIFPTFVGHTIAVYDGRKHVPVYITEDMVGHKLGEFAPTRTFRGHGGDDKKTKR; encoded by the coding sequence ATGGGTCGCAGTTTGAAAAAAGGACCTTTTGCAGATGACCATTTATTGAAGAAAGTTGAAACGTTAAATGAAAGTGACAAAAAGCAAGTTATTAAAACTTGGTCACGTCGTTCTACTATATTCCCTACATTCGTTGGACACACGATCGCTGTGTACGACGGACGCAAACATGTACCAGTTTATATTACGGAAGACATGGTCGGTCATAAACTAGGAGAATTCGCGCCAACACGCACCTTTAGAGGGCACGGCGGCGATGATAAGAAAACAAAACGCTAA
- the rplV gene encoding 50S ribosomal protein L22, which yields MQAKAVAKSVRIAPRKVRLVVDLIRGKSVGEAIAILRHTQRGASPIVEKVLNSAVANAEHNYEMDTDNLIVSEAFVNEGVTLKRFRPRAQGRASRINKRTSHITVVVTEKKEG from the coding sequence ATGCAAGCTAAAGCCGTTGCAAAATCGGTTCGTATTGCTCCTCGTAAAGTACGTCTAGTCGTTGATCTTATTCGAGGAAAAAGTGTAGGTGAAGCAATTGCGATTTTACGTCATACACAACGCGGTGCTTCTCCAATTGTAGAAAAAGTATTAAATTCTGCAGTCGCAAACGCAGAGCATAATTATGAAATGGACACGGATAATCTGATTGTTTCTGAAGCATTTGTAAACGAAGGTGTTACGTTGAAACGTTTCCGTCCGCGTGCACAAGGTCGTGCAAGCAGAATTAATAAGCGCACAAGCCACATCACAGTTGTGGTAACAGAAAAGAAGGAGGGATAG
- the rpsC gene encoding 30S ribosomal protein S3 has translation MGQKVNPNGLRVGIIKDWQSKWYADKDYADLLHEDIKIREYLENRLKTSAVSSIDIERAANRVNITIHTGKPGMVIGKGGSEVESLRKALNSLTGKRVHINIVEIKKVDLDARLVAENIARQLENRVSFRRVQKQAIQRTMRAGAKGIKTQVSGRLGGADIARAEHYSEGTVPLHTLRADIDYGTAEADTTYGKLGVKVWIYRGEVLPTKTDK, from the coding sequence GTGGGTCAAAAAGTAAATCCAAACGGTCTTCGTGTCGGTATCATTAAAGACTGGCAGTCGAAATGGTACGCTGATAAAGACTATGCAGACTTACTACATGAAGATATTAAAATTAGAGAATATCTAGAAAACCGTTTAAAAACATCTGCTGTTTCTTCAATTGACATTGAACGTGCAGCAAATCGTGTTAATATCACAATTCATACTGGGAAGCCTGGTATGGTAATTGGTAAAGGCGGTTCAGAAGTAGAATCACTACGTAAAGCTTTGAACAGTTTAACCGGCAAGCGGGTTCATATTAATATTGTAGAAATTAAAAAAGTTGATCTTGATGCAAGATTAGTTGCTGAAAATATTGCTCGTCAATTAGAAAATCGTGTTTCATTCCGACGTGTACAAAAACAAGCCATTCAACGTACTATGCGTGCTGGCGCTAAAGGAATTAAAACACAAGTATCTGGACGTCTAGGTGGAGCAGATATTGCTCGTGCGGAACACTATAGCGAAGGAACAGTACCACTACACACGCTGCGTGCTGACATCGATTACGGTACAGCAGAAGCTGACACTACTTACGGTAAGCTAGGTGTCAAAGTGTGGATTTATCGTGGTGAAGTCCTTCCAACTAAAACTGATAAATAA
- the rplP gene encoding 50S ribosomal protein L16, with product MLMPKRVKYRRQHRGKMRGQAKGGTTVSFGDYGLQAIEASWITSRQIEAARIAMTRYMKRGGKVWIKIFPDKPYTAKPLEVRMGSGKGAPEGWVAVVKPGKIMFEIAGVSEEVAREALRLASHKLPIKTKFVKREEIGGESNEG from the coding sequence ATGTTAATGCCTAAACGTGTAAAATATCGTAGACAACATCGTGGAAAAATGAGAGGCCAAGCTAAAGGCGGTACAACAGTATCTTTCGGTGATTACGGTTTGCAAGCAATAGAAGCATCATGGATTACAAGCCGTCAGATTGAGGCTGCTCGTATTGCAATGACCCGTTACATGAAGCGTGGCGGTAAAGTTTGGATTAAAATCTTTCCTGATAAACCATATACTGCAAAGCCATTAGAAGTACGAATGGGTTCCGGTAAAGGTGCTCCAGAAGGATGGGTAGCAGTAGTTAAGCCAGGGAAAATCATGTTTGAAATCGCAGGTGTATCAGAAGAAGTTGCTCGTGAAGCGTTGCGTCTTGCTTCTCATAAGCTTCCGATTAAAACTAAATTTGTAAAACGTGAAGAAATTGGTGGTGAAAGCAATGAAGGCTAA
- the rpmC gene encoding 50S ribosomal protein L29 produces the protein MKANEIRELTTAEIEQKVKSLKEELFNLRFQLATGQLENTARIREVRKSIARMKTIVRQRELGVNN, from the coding sequence ATGAAGGCTAATGAAATTAGAGAACTAACCACTGCCGAAATTGAACAAAAAGTTAAATCGTTAAAAGAAGAATTATTTAATTTACGCTTCCAGCTTGCAACTGGACAATTGGAAAACACTGCTCGCATCCGTGAAGTAAGAAAATCAATTGCTCGTATGAAAACTATTGTACGTCAACGTGAATTGGGCGTAAATAACTAG
- the rpsQ gene encoding 30S ribosomal protein S17 gives MTERNQRKVYTGRVVSDKMDKTITVLVETYKFHKLYGKRVKYSKKFKAHDENNQAKIGDIVTIMETRPLSATKHFRLVEIVEEAVII, from the coding sequence ATGACTGAACGTAATCAACGTAAAGTATACACTGGCCGTGTAGTTTCCGATAAAATGGATAAAACCATTACGGTATTAGTTGAAACATACAAATTTCATAAGCTATATGGAAAACGTGTAAAGTACTCTAAGAAATTTAAAGCACATGATGAAAATAACCAAGCAAAAATTGGTGATATCGTGACAATTATGGAAACCCGTCCGCTATCAGCTACCAAGCATTTTCGCTTAGTAGAAATTGTTGAAGAAGCGGTAATTATCTAA
- the rplN gene encoding 50S ribosomal protein L14, with protein MIQQESRLKVADNSGARELLTIKVLGGSGRKTANIGDVVVCTVKEATPGGVVKKGDVVKAVIVRSKSGARRKDGSYIRFDENAAVIVRDDKSPRGTRIFGPVARELRDAKFMKIVSLAPEVL; from the coding sequence ATGATTCAACAAGAGAGTCGTTTAAAAGTTGCAGATAACTCTGGTGCTCGTGAATTGTTAACCATTAAAGTATTGGGCGGATCAGGACGAAAAACAGCTAATATCGGTGATGTTGTTGTTTGTACGGTGAAAGAAGCAACACCAGGCGGCGTTGTCAAAAAAGGCGATGTTGTTAAAGCTGTTATCGTGCGTTCAAAATCTGGTGCACGCCGTAAAGATGGATCATATATTCGTTTTGATGAAAATGCAGCGGTAATTGTTCGTGATGATAAAAGTCCAAGAGGAACTCGTATTTTTGGACCAGTCGCACGTGAATTACGTGATGCAAAGTTCATGAAAATCGTATCTCTTGCTCCAGAAGTATTATAA
- the rplX gene encoding 50S ribosomal protein L24 — MHVKKGDKVKVISGKDRGKEGTVLEAYPKKERVLVEGINMIKKHAKPSQENPQGGILNQEAPIHVSNVMPLDPKSGEPTRVGYEVRDGKKVRIAKKSGKALDK; from the coding sequence ATGCATGTAAAAAAAGGTGATAAAGTCAAAGTTATTTCCGGCAAAGACCGTGGAAAAGAAGGCACAGTTTTAGAAGCATACCCGAAAAAAGAACGAGTGCTTGTTGAAGGCATTAACATGATAAAAAAACATGCCAAACCTTCTCAGGAGAATCCACAAGGAGGAATTCTGAACCAAGAAGCACCAATCCATGTTTCTAACGTAATGCCGTTAGATCCTAAATCCGGTGAACCAACCCGTGTTGGCTATGAAGTGCGTGATGGAAAGAAAGTCCGCATCGCTAAAAAATCCGGTAAAGCGTTAGATAAATAG